From the genome of Rarobacter incanus, one region includes:
- the folE gene encoding GTP cyclohydrolase I FolE: protein MAVDTERVAAAVREILLAVGEDPDRDGLRETPQRVARAYAEVFAGLGQSPADVLETVFDIDHDEMILVKDISVYSTCEHHLVPFHGVAHVAYIPSEQGSVTGLSKLARLVDVYAKRPQVQERLTTQIAEALVEYLHPRGVAVVLECEHLCMSMRGVRKPGAKTVTSAVRGQMRNPATRAEVMGLIHGR, encoded by the coding sequence ATGGCAGTCGACACCGAGCGGGTCGCCGCCGCCGTGCGGGAGATACTCCTGGCCGTCGGTGAGGACCCGGACCGCGATGGGCTGCGGGAAACCCCGCAGCGCGTCGCCCGCGCCTACGCAGAGGTCTTCGCCGGATTGGGGCAGAGCCCCGCGGACGTGCTGGAGACCGTGTTCGATATCGATCACGACGAAATGATCCTGGTGAAGGACATTTCGGTGTATTCGACCTGCGAGCATCACCTGGTGCCGTTTCATGGCGTTGCCCACGTTGCGTACATCCCCTCGGAGCAGGGCAGCGTGACCGGGTTGAGCAAGCTGGCGCGGTTGGTGGACGTGTACGCGAAACGCCCCCAGGTCCAGGAGCGGCTGACCACGCAAATAGCCGAGGCGCTGGTGGAATACCTGCACCCCCGCGGTGTCGCGGTCGTCCTGGAATGCGAGCACCTTTGCATGTCCATGCGCGGCGTCCGCAAGCCCGGGGCTAAGACGGTCACCTCGGCGGTGCGTGGGCAAATGCGCAACCCCGCGACCCGCGCCGAGGTCATGGGACTCATCCACGGGCGTTAG